A genomic stretch from Alphaproteobacteria bacterium includes:
- a CDS encoding glycosyltransferase, whose protein sequence is MKFLKKITYIFCLTSHIRYIKLLFSIMKMRRENPKKKLILIKSPHPDNKRKSRYGDLYLSTDLAEGINNHGEFISVVAPRHYWNRFFINMISDYFIVFRGLHNLKLSKKQMKTHFMYFISHPERTSLEEFNSYKAVIVASEKHYKTLKDSNVNAFYVPQFTNMDKFYYIKDDTKKHDVLFIGNSRGVYRETVKYCINNGIDVAVYGKGWENVIPKKFIKSRFVKNDELNRYYSNAKIVLNDHWEFMKKNGFMANRVFDVAACKGFMISDYISDIESIFKGNIETYKDEEDFVKKIIYYLDNDKERIKKAEKAYEITSNKFTKESIAKSFVDIIKKSS, encoded by the coding sequence ATGAAATTCTTGAAAAAAATTACATATATTTTTTGTTTAACTTCTCATATTAGATATATAAAACTTCTATTTTCTATTATGAAAATGAGAAGGGAAAATCCTAAGAAAAAACTTATATTAATAAAATCTCCTCATCCAGATAATAAAAGAAAGTCTAGATATGGAGATCTTTATTTATCTACCGATTTGGCTGAAGGTATAAATAATCATGGAGAGTTTATTTCTGTTGTAGCTCCTAGACATTATTGGAATAGATTTTTTATAAATATGATATCTGATTATTTTATAGTTTTTAGAGGCTTACATAATCTTAAACTATCGAAGAAACAAATGAAGACTCATTTTATGTATTTCATATCACACCCTGAAAGAACTTCTTTGGAAGAATTCAATTCATATAAAGCTGTTATAGTTGCTAGTGAAAAACACTATAAAACTTTGAAAGACAGTAATGTCAATGCGTTCTATGTTCCTCAATTTACTAATATGGATAAGTTTTACTATATTAAAGATGATACTAAAAAACATGATGTGTTGTTTATAGGAAACTCTCGTGGAGTTTATAGAGAAACTGTTAAGTACTGTATTAATAACGGTATAGACGTTGCTGTTTATGGTAAAGGTTGGGAGAACGTTATACCGAAGAAATTTATAAAATCTAGGTTTGTTAAGAATGATGAACTTAATAGATATTATTCTAATGCTAAGATAGTTCTTAACGACCATTGGGAATTTATGAAAAAGAATGGATTTATGGCAAACAGAGTTTTTGATGTTGCTGCGTGCAAAGGCTTTATGATTTCTGATTATATATCTGATATAGAAAGTATCTTTAAGGGAAATATTGAGACTTATAAAGATGAAGAAGACTTCGTTAAAAAAATTATATATTATTTAGATAATGATAAAGAAAGAATTAAAAAAGCTGAGAAAGCCTATGAGATAACTTCCAATAAATTTACTAAGGAATCTATTGCAAAATCTTTTGTAGATATAATTAAAAAAAGTAGCTAA
- a CDS encoding glycosyltransferase, which produces MNKKVIYTAIVGGYDIIPEIKYRMKGWDYILFSDSVDKGTFKGWKVKPLQSNVKPDIDYKTKSARWHKTHPHKLFPDYKYSIWIDSNISVENDTLEKKVEELINKEIKISSVKHPDRKCSYKEIKACFKFGKDTFSNLRKVKSFLKKEKLPKDMGSFETGLMFREHNNTKIQELDNLWWSLIEKYSKRDQLTFPYSLWKSNIECHKILGENHSVRNHKGFKIINHKVNNKKVKPIKRFRRFLIKIRLKRYQRLLKVFGMNIINSQRGSNLKYFALCFKIWKAKIKKQGSIILIKSTYPDDKRRLNCGDLYLAEDLCKGMSIDGNKAFPVPLNYWSRGLINKLSNYSIVFRGLFEMDFSKLSRDNHYMYLISHPEDVMISEMKNYKGVFVASKNYAEDLRKVGVNAFYVPQFTNPNKFKEEKDDNFKHDILFVGNTRQVYREIVKMCIDNNINVDVYGKGWKKFIPAENYKGKFIKNTDLAKHYCNSKIVLNDHWDDMKRYGFVSNRIFDATACGSFIISDHINEIEENYKGNVVTYKTEKEFVDKINFFLNNEKDRKAKAKAAKEITLKEFTEDRIGKKMLDIIKSS; this is translated from the coding sequence ATGAATAAAAAAGTTATATATACAGCAATAGTCGGTGGCTATGATATTATCCCAGAAATCAAATATAGAATGAAAGGCTGGGACTATATTTTATTTTCAGATAGCGTAGATAAAGGAACTTTTAAAGGTTGGAAAGTAAAACCTCTACAAAGTAATGTAAAGCCAGATATCGACTATAAAACAAAATCTGCAAGATGGCATAAAACACACCCGCATAAGCTATTTCCAGATTATAAATATTCTATTTGGATAGATTCTAATATATCGGTAGAAAATGATACTTTAGAAAAAAAAGTTGAAGAACTTATAAATAAAGAAATAAAAATATCTAGTGTAAAACACCCAGATAGAAAATGTTCATATAAAGAAATTAAAGCTTGTTTTAAATTTGGTAAAGATACATTCTCAAACCTTAGAAAGGTTAAATCTTTTTTAAAGAAAGAAAAGCTTCCTAAAGATATGGGATCATTTGAAACAGGACTAATGTTTAGAGAGCATAATAATACTAAGATCCAAGAGCTTGATAATCTTTGGTGGTCATTAATAGAGAAATATTCTAAAAGAGATCAACTAACATTTCCTTACTCTTTATGGAAAAGCAATATTGAATGCCACAAGATATTAGGTGAAAATCATAGTGTAAGAAATCATAAAGGTTTTAAGATTATAAATCATAAAGTGAATAATAAAAAAGTTAAACCTATAAAAAGGTTTAGAAGATTTTTAATAAAAATTAGACTTAAAAGATATCAAAGGTTGTTAAAAGTTTTTGGAATGAATATAATAAATTCTCAAAGGGGATCTAATCTAAAATATTTTGCCCTATGCTTTAAGATTTGGAAGGCAAAAATAAAAAAGCAAGGTTCTATAATCCTTATCAAATCCACATATCCAGATGACAAAAGAAGATTAAATTGCGGAGATTTATATCTAGCAGAAGACCTTTGCAAAGGAATGTCTATAGATGGAAACAAAGCATTTCCAGTGCCTTTAAATTATTGGAGTAGAGGACTTATAAATAAGTTATCAAACTATTCTATAGTATTTAGAGGTTTATTTGAAATGGACTTTTCTAAATTGAGTAGAGATAATCATTACATGTATTTAATATCTCATCCAGAAGACGTTATGATATCTGAAATGAAGAATTATAAGGGAGTTTTCGTAGCAAGTAAAAACTATGCAGAGGACTTAAGAAAAGTAGGTGTGAATGCTTTCTACGTACCACAGTTCACAAATCCAAATAAGTTTAAAGAAGAAAAAGACGATAACTTTAAGCATGACATTCTATTTGTAGGCAACACAAGACAGGTTTACAGAGAGATAGTTAAAATGTGTATAGATAATAACATAAATGTAGACGTCTATGGTAAAGGCTGGAAAAAATTTATCCCAGCTGAAAATTATAAAGGGAAATTTATAAAAAACACAGACCTTGCAAAGCATTATTGTAATTCAAAAATAGTTCTTAACGATCATTGGGATGATATGAAGAGATATGGTTTTGTTTCTAATAGAATCTTCGATGCAACAGCATGTGGAAGTTTCATAATAAGTGATCATATTAATGAAATAGAAGAGAACTACAAAGGTAATGTTGTTACATACAAAACCGAAAAGGAATTTGTAGATAAAATTAATTTCTTCTTGAATAACGAGAAAGATAGAAAGGCTAAAGCAAAAGCTGCCAAAGAAATCACTCTTAAAGAATTTACAGAAGATAGAATCGGAAAGAAGATGTTAGATATAATAAAGTCATCTTAA
- a CDS encoding DUF616 domain-containing protein codes for MKNQKLVIYSCMTGGYDDILPVPKDNNIDFVMFTDTPKDKLPKDSNWEFRQIDSTVARDSHFINRYYKVHPHKFLSDYEASIYIDSNIQIMNTDYIKDRHNELLGGKEIISIPKHPERKCVYEEISGVIINNKDKLGKVKNSLKFLIREGYPEKNGLFENGFTWRRHNNKKCIEVMNTWWKVLSDPNLSKRDQLSLVYSAWKHDLKIEMFWKDGKCCKTSDDFKWSKHPRKRKYRFKGRNKVLHELNIIMLQAQGLYLKLLKIFYKARFK; via the coding sequence GTTCCAAAAGATAATAATATAGATTTTGTTATGTTTACAGATACTCCGAAAGATAAATTACCAAAGGATAGTAATTGGGAGTTTAGGCAAATAGATAGTACTGTTGCAAGAGACTCTCACTTTATAAATAGATATTATAAAGTACATCCTCATAAGTTTTTATCTGATTATGAAGCATCTATATACATAGACTCAAATATACAGATAATGAATACTGATTATATAAAGGATAGACATAATGAATTATTAGGAGGTAAAGAAATAATTTCAATACCAAAACACCCAGAAAGAAAATGTGTTTATGAAGAGATTTCAGGTGTTATTATTAATAATAAAGATAAATTGGGTAAAGTTAAAAACTCTCTTAAGTTTTTAATTCGAGAAGGGTATCCAGAAAAAAATGGTTTATTTGAAAATGGATTTACTTGGAGAAGGCATAATAATAAAAAATGCATAGAAGTTATGAATACATGGTGGAAAGTTCTTTCAGATCCAAATCTTTCAAAAAGAGATCAGTTATCTTTAGTTTATAGTGCATGGAAACATGATCTAAAAATAGAAATGTTCTGGAAGGATGGGAAATGTTGTAAAACATCTGATGATTTTAAGTGGAGCAAACATCCAAGAAAAAGAAAATATAGATTCAAGGGTAGAAACAAGGTTCTACACGAGCTGAACATTATAATGTTACAAGCACAAGGTCTATACCTAAAATTATTAAAGATATTTTACAAAGCAAGATTTAAGTAG